Proteins co-encoded in one Govania unica genomic window:
- a CDS encoding TonB-dependent receptor, with the protein MLRGLLGTTAFLALVPFFGEAAAQDQRADRLQIEEITVVAQRREQSILDVPVSVTLFSAESIEKQNIQSAKDYLQQTPNVSYQVGGRNGSREIVIAIRGISDIKNAEKIDTSSAFSTYVDEFSQGTLASGQANPPTYDIERIEVLRGPQGTFFGRNSEGGAINIMTKKPSKDLYGQVDFGGGRFNSYELAGVANVPVTDTLFTRLTVQSAKSDGPMKNLHPTGGNSGNEYLSLRGQVRWLPTTNTTIDMQIGYIVDNQDYTPKAATCVKPRFGANPFDGKVLGDIGCYDPQGELLRRINLPAGNPDRVVLPAGMTYDSLNKNRLNLYQNTRERTENRTTTMIGRINHEFEDFSITSISGLAKSDQTQFMDLDHSGVDGIDRFGLFDATNWSQEVRLQSVGKKTIDWTVGGIYYKDKFQATNQILIKHFLAAWMNGDTANQNVIHSDRDGWAGFANLEWHITEPLSLIVGGRFSHDNSSSEWTDVYAACGKVPYGSPLAPGCALRPDQLDRLVLASDGTTVYQSGGRKAQTAGAGYQSTSGKDFSPRIALNYKPNDNSSYYVTVSKGYKPNGVRLNPDSGFDHTSRFKKEQLWNYEAGFNAALFDRRMTVSGAIFLMDWKDMQVLVSEEYCNVGGVLIPIDGPSAPVGNTCLRVPLYSIQNAKKARSKGFELSAQGMITNGWQVGGSVGYLNAKFVDFLANVAGTTADVSGQPIGSAPKWTLSANTQYNFPLAGGEAFARASWSYRSASSLDIARRVNNQYPSNIPAFGLVNLAFGQTWGRVNLALNIENLLDSKYYTAAESFSYAGVMLDVHPRTWFLKATWKTN; encoded by the coding sequence ATGTTGAGAGGACTGTTAGGGACGACGGCATTTCTTGCTTTAGTGCCGTTTTTTGGCGAAGCGGCGGCACAAGATCAACGTGCCGATCGCCTGCAGATCGAGGAAATCACCGTTGTCGCGCAACGCCGCGAACAATCGATTCTGGATGTGCCGGTTAGCGTCACTTTGTTTAGTGCCGAATCCATTGAGAAGCAAAACATTCAAAGCGCCAAGGACTATCTGCAACAAACGCCGAACGTGTCCTATCAAGTCGGCGGACGAAATGGATCGCGGGAAATCGTTATCGCCATCCGCGGTATTTCTGACATTAAAAATGCCGAGAAAATCGATACGTCCAGTGCTTTTTCGACTTATGTCGACGAATTCAGTCAGGGTACGCTGGCCTCTGGTCAAGCCAATCCGCCGACCTATGATATCGAGCGGATTGAAGTTCTTCGCGGTCCCCAGGGCACCTTCTTTGGTCGAAATTCCGAAGGCGGCGCCATCAATATCATGACCAAAAAGCCGAGCAAAGATCTCTATGGTCAGGTCGATTTCGGCGGCGGTCGCTTCAATAGTTATGAACTGGCGGGGGTTGCGAACGTTCCAGTGACCGACACCTTGTTCACCCGCCTGACGGTCCAGTCGGCTAAAAGCGACGGCCCGATGAAAAACCTTCATCCGACCGGTGGAAATTCGGGGAATGAATATCTATCCCTGCGTGGTCAGGTGCGCTGGCTGCCGACGACCAACACCACGATCGATATGCAGATCGGCTATATCGTCGATAACCAGGATTATACACCAAAGGCTGCGACCTGCGTTAAGCCCCGGTTTGGAGCCAATCCCTTCGATGGCAAAGTGCTTGGCGATATTGGCTGTTATGATCCGCAAGGCGAATTGTTGCGGCGGATCAACCTGCCTGCCGGTAACCCGGATCGTGTCGTTCTTCCGGCCGGCATGACCTATGACAGTTTGAACAAAAATCGTCTTAACCTTTACCAAAACACCAGGGAGCGCACCGAAAACCGGACCACGACAATGATCGGTCGCATCAACCACGAGTTTGAAGATTTCTCGATTACCTCAATCTCGGGTCTGGCGAAATCCGATCAAACTCAGTTCATGGATCTCGATCATTCCGGCGTTGACGGTATCGATCGTTTCGGCCTGTTCGACGCCACGAATTGGAGCCAAGAGGTACGGCTGCAGTCCGTTGGCAAAAAGACCATCGACTGGACGGTCGGCGGTATTTATTACAAGGATAAGTTTCAGGCGACCAATCAGATCCTGATCAAGCACTTCCTCGCCGCATGGATGAATGGCGACACGGCCAACCAAAATGTCATTCACTCGGATCGCGATGGCTGGGCCGGATTCGCCAACCTCGAATGGCACATCACCGAACCGCTGTCCTTGATCGTTGGCGGCCGCTTCTCCCACGATAACTCCTCAAGCGAATGGACTGACGTTTATGCCGCTTGTGGGAAGGTGCCTTATGGGTCGCCGCTTGCTCCCGGTTGCGCGTTGCGGCCGGATCAGCTCGATCGTTTGGTCCTGGCATCGGATGGCACCACCGTCTATCAAAGTGGCGGCCGAAAGGCACAAACCGCTGGTGCCGGTTATCAATCGACGAGTGGTAAGGATTTCTCACCGCGCATTGCCCTGAACTATAAGCCGAACGACAACAGTTCCTATTATGTGACCGTTTCCAAGGGCTACAAGCCAAACGGGGTACGCCTTAATCCGGATTCGGGCTTCGACCATACCAGCCGTTTCAAGAAAGAGCAGTTGTGGAACTATGAAGCCGGCTTCAATGCTGCGCTCTTTGATCGCCGCATGACCGTAAGTGGCGCCATCTTCCTCATGGACTGGAAAGACATGCAGGTTCTCGTTTCGGAGGAATACTGCAATGTCGGCGGTGTCTTGATCCCGATCGATGGCCCGTCAGCGCCCGTCGGCAACACCTGCTTGCGTGTGCCCCTCTATAGCATACAGAACGCTAAAAAAGCCCGCTCCAAAGGCTTCGAACTGTCCGCCCAAGGCATGATCACGAACGGCTGGCAGGTTGGTGGCTCGGTCGGTTATCTCAATGCCAAATTCGTCGACTTCCTCGCGAATGTTGCCGGCACCACGGCAGATGTTTCGGGACAACCGATCGGTAGCGCACCGAAATGGACGCTCAGTGCCAATACTCAATATAACTTCCCGCTCGCCGGGGGCGAAGCCTTTGCCCGGGCCTCGTGGAGTTACCGCTCGGCGAGCAGCCTCGATATCGCTCGCCGGGTCAACAATCAGTACCCGTCGAATATTCCGGCCTTCGGGCTTGTCAATTTGGCCTTCGGGCAAACCTGGGGACGGGTCAACCTTGCGCTGAATATCGAAAACCTGCTCGACTCGAAATATTATACAGCCGCCGAGTCCTTCAGTTACGCCGGCGTGATGCTCGACGTCCATCCGCGGACTTGGTTCCTGAAAGCAACATGGAAAACGAACTGA
- a CDS encoding UxaA family hydrolase — MDKIVRLHMDDNVAIATEPLGMDVVLDSARNLKTVQFIPVMHKVALRDIAVGDAIVKYRQVIGRAAAYIPAGAHVHTHNCIMNTLTTDYDFCTATTATQYVPLADRRTFQGYRRQNGKVGTRNYIGILTSVNCSATVARHIADAANRANLFAPYPNVDGVVALVHGTGCGMRGSGDGYENLKRVLHGYANHPNFAGILLVGLGCEVMQIKDLFGDGLDRSERVTAFTIQDAGGTRKAVTAGLDALKAMLPQVNACQRETVLASELTLALQCGGSDAYSGITANPALGAAADLLIEQGGTAILSETPELYGAEHLLIRRATDRSVAEALIERIRWWERYTKANGDELNNNPSPGNKAGGLTTILEKSLGAMAKGGSTNLTGVFRYAEAITRKGLVVMDSPGFDPASVTGQVASGANIICFTTGRGSAFGFKPVPSIKLTTNSALYENMSEDMDINCGDIITGDSDVRSKGAEIFESILAVASGQLTKSEELDYGDNEFTPWQIGSVM, encoded by the coding sequence ATGGATAAGATTGTGCGTTTGCACATGGACGACAATGTCGCCATCGCCACCGAACCGCTGGGCATGGACGTGGTTTTAGATTCCGCTCGCAATCTCAAAACCGTGCAGTTCATTCCCGTCATGCATAAAGTCGCCCTGCGCGATATCGCAGTCGGCGATGCAATCGTCAAATATCGACAAGTGATCGGGCGCGCGGCTGCCTATATTCCCGCCGGTGCCCATGTTCACACCCATAATTGCATCATGAATACGCTTACCACCGATTATGATTTTTGCACCGCCACAACAGCAACCCAATATGTGCCGCTTGCGGACAGGCGGACGTTCCAGGGCTACCGCCGTCAGAATGGCAAAGTCGGGACACGCAATTATATCGGTATTCTGACCTCGGTTAATTGTTCGGCCACCGTGGCGCGGCACATCGCCGACGCCGCCAACCGGGCCAATCTCTTTGCGCCCTATCCGAATGTCGATGGCGTCGTCGCGCTGGTTCACGGCACCGGCTGCGGCATGCGCGGTTCGGGCGACGGCTACGAAAATTTAAAACGCGTGCTCCATGGCTATGCCAACCATCCGAATTTCGCCGGTATTTTGCTGGTCGGACTCGGCTGCGAAGTCATGCAAATAAAAGATCTGTTTGGCGACGGCCTCGACCGTTCGGAACGGGTCACCGCCTTCACAATCCAGGACGCGGGCGGGACGCGGAAAGCCGTGACCGCCGGCTTGGACGCACTGAAAGCGATGCTGCCCCAGGTCAACGCCTGCCAGCGCGAAACCGTGCTCGCCAGCGAATTGACTCTGGCCCTGCAATGCGGCGGCTCCGACGCCTATTCCGGCATCACCGCGAACCCGGCCCTCGGCGCTGCCGCCGACCTTTTGATCGAACAGGGCGGGACGGCCATTTTATCGGAAACGCCCGAGCTTTACGGCGCCGAACATTTGCTGATTCGCCGCGCCACCGACCGCTCCGTCGCCGAGGCGCTGATCGAGCGCATTCGCTGGTGGGAGCGCTATACCAAGGCTAATGGCGACGAACTCAACAACAACCCCTCACCCGGCAATAAGGCCGGCGGCCTGACAACCATCCTGGAGAAATCCTTGGGCGCCATGGCCAAAGGCGGCAGCACCAACCTGACAGGCGTGTTCCGCTATGCCGAGGCGATCACACGGAAGGGACTGGTGGTCATGGACAGCCCGGGTTTCGACCCAGCATCGGTGACAGGCCAAGTGGCGTCCGGCGCGAATATCATCTGCTTCACCACCGGGCGCGGCTCCGCCTTCGGTTTCAAACCGGTGCCGAGCATCAAACTCACGACCAATAGCGCGCTTTATGAAAATATGAGCGAAGATATGGATATCAACTGCGGCGACATCATCACCGGCGATAGCGACGTTCGCAGTAAGGGTGCGGAAATATTTGAGAGCATATTAGCCGTCGCCTCGGGACAACTAACAAAAAGCGAAGAGCTCGACTATGGCGACAATGAATTCACGCCCTGGCAAATCGGCTCGGTGATGTGA
- a CDS encoding fumarylacetoacetate hydrolase family protein — protein MQRDQRKSYKDFLPLDADRALLLGRVWSAREEGPVPVLVQGDALMDVSAIAATVSQILELENVVERLRNHRGPIIAQLEDVMNAPSWDAEDQEVKLLAPVDLQCIKACGVTFAVSAKERIIEEQAKGDPIAATRIRAELEIAFGDALSRVKPGTKEAEDIKARLIEQGLWSQYLEVAIGPDAEVFTKAPTLSAVGWGDLVGIRQDSSWTNPEPEVVLICNSRAKIVGVTLGNDVNLRDFEGRSALLLGKGKDNNASASMGPFIRLLDDSFTMDRVRTAEVSLAISGADGFSLRSTNSMTLISRAPEDLVTQTCGADHQYPDGFTLYLGSLFAPVQVRGHEGKNFTHHLGDIVEIYSPDFGCLLNKVAYTSEAPPWTFGLAELMRNLAKRGLL, from the coding sequence ATGCAGAGGGATCAGAGAAAGTCTTATAAGGACTTCTTGCCACTTGATGCTGACAGGGCATTGTTGCTTGGGCGGGTATGGAGCGCCCGGGAGGAGGGCCCGGTTCCGGTTCTGGTTCAGGGTGATGCCTTGATGGATGTGAGTGCGATCGCAGCGACAGTTTCACAAATTCTGGAACTGGAGAATGTCGTGGAACGATTGCGCAATCATCGTGGGCCAATCATTGCGCAGCTTGAAGATGTGATGAACGCCCCATCCTGGGATGCTGAAGATCAGGAAGTCAAATTACTGGCTCCGGTCGATCTGCAATGTATCAAAGCCTGTGGTGTCACCTTTGCGGTGTCGGCCAAGGAACGGATCATTGAGGAACAGGCAAAGGGAGATCCGATAGCAGCCACCCGGATACGTGCTGAGCTGGAAATCGCCTTTGGCGATGCTTTGTCCCGCGTAAAGCCGGGTACTAAAGAAGCTGAGGACATTAAGGCGCGGTTGATTGAGCAGGGCCTCTGGTCGCAATACCTCGAAGTGGCGATCGGGCCTGATGCCGAAGTTTTCACCAAAGCTCCAACCCTGTCCGCGGTTGGCTGGGGTGACCTCGTGGGTATCCGTCAGGATTCATCCTGGACGAATCCTGAGCCGGAAGTCGTTTTGATCTGCAACAGTCGAGCGAAAATTGTCGGCGTGACACTTGGAAATGATGTCAACCTGCGTGATTTTGAAGGACGTAGCGCGCTTTTGCTCGGCAAAGGAAAGGACAATAACGCATCTGCCAGTATGGGGCCGTTCATTCGTCTGCTGGATGACAGTTTTACAATGGATCGGGTTCGTACAGCGGAAGTATCTTTGGCCATATCCGGCGCTGATGGATTTTCATTACGCTCAACCAATTCTATGACCCTGATCAGCCGTGCGCCGGAGGATCTGGTTACACAAACCTGCGGTGCTGATCATCAATATCCTGATGGGTTCACTCTTTATCTTGGGTCATTGTTTGCGCCAGTGCAGGTTCGCGGTCACGAAGGAAAGAATTTCACCCATCATCTTGGTGACATTGTAGAAATATATTCTCCCGACTTTGGTTGTTTGCTAAATAAAGTCGCTTACACGTCGGAGGCACCACCATGGACCTTCGGTTTGGCAGAGTTAATGCGAAATCTTGCAAAACGGGGCCTTTTATAG
- a CDS encoding aldehyde dehydrogenase family protein: MDTLRRNNLIDGEWLAGEDYLPNMNPSDTKDIEGHYAEATFPQVHLVISAARKAFPAWSRSPLMERFTLLDKIADKISERQDDLARQLAREEGKILSEARAEVMRAAQIFKFFAGECLRIRGEVVDSVRPGVDVEITREAIGVCVAITPWNFPIAIPAWKVAPALAYGNCVILKPSELAPGCAWSLARIIQDCGAPAGVFNLVMGDGASVGAKLIASDGVDAVSFTGSQTTGSMVRRICAESGKRVQLEMGGKNPLVVIDDADLDKAVSVALNGAFFSTGQRCTASSRLIVTDGIHDAFVAALTKKMVGLTVGNALDDKSEIGPVVDDRQFRKNMEALERARRDGAIVVGGEPVEIENGNLYMRPALVLGTRPDMVINQEEIFGPIASILRVRDYEEALAVANDVPFGLSAGLCTTSLAMARDFKRRIKAGMVMINLPTAGVDFHVPFGGVKESSYGPREQGSYAKDFYTVMKTTYIG, encoded by the coding sequence ATGGATACTCTGCGACGCAATAATCTCATCGACGGGGAATGGCTCGCTGGTGAAGACTATCTCCCCAATATGAATCCGTCAGATACCAAAGACATTGAGGGGCATTATGCAGAGGCGACATTTCCACAAGTTCATTTGGTGATATCCGCCGCGAGAAAGGCATTTCCGGCCTGGTCACGGTCACCTCTCATGGAACGCTTCACGCTGCTCGATAAAATCGCAGACAAGATCAGTGAACGTCAGGATGATCTAGCTCGGCAGCTCGCGCGGGAAGAAGGAAAAATTCTGTCCGAAGCACGGGCAGAGGTCATGCGGGCCGCACAGATTTTTAAATTCTTTGCCGGGGAATGTTTGCGCATTCGGGGCGAAGTTGTTGATTCTGTCCGGCCGGGGGTTGATGTGGAAATCACCCGAGAGGCCATCGGTGTCTGCGTCGCAATCACCCCGTGGAATTTTCCCATTGCCATTCCGGCATGGAAAGTGGCGCCGGCTCTTGCTTATGGTAACTGTGTTATCTTGAAGCCTTCGGAGTTGGCACCAGGATGCGCATGGTCTCTGGCCCGGATTATCCAAGATTGTGGCGCACCGGCGGGGGTGTTCAATCTGGTGATGGGGGATGGCGCTTCGGTCGGTGCAAAACTGATTGCTTCTGATGGCGTGGATGCCGTGAGTTTTACGGGGTCGCAAACTACGGGAAGTATGGTCAGACGCATATGTGCGGAAAGTGGAAAGCGCGTTCAGCTGGAAATGGGAGGAAAGAATCCTCTGGTTGTCATTGATGATGCCGATCTCGACAAGGCCGTTTCGGTAGCATTGAATGGCGCGTTCTTTTCAACCGGACAACGATGCACGGCATCGTCCAGACTTATTGTAACAGATGGCATTCATGATGCCTTTGTTGCCGCCTTGACGAAAAAGATGGTGGGATTAACCGTTGGCAATGCCCTTGACGATAAAAGTGAAATCGGTCCGGTGGTGGATGATCGTCAGTTTCGCAAGAACATGGAAGCCCTGGAGCGTGCCCGTCGAGATGGTGCCATAGTTGTAGGCGGAGAGCCGGTCGAAATTGAGAATGGAAATCTATATATGCGACCGGCTCTGGTGCTTGGCACACGCCCCGACATGGTGATCAATCAGGAGGAAATATTCGGGCCGATTGCGAGCATTCTGCGTGTCCGTGATTATGAAGAAGCTTTGGCTGTGGCCAATGATGTGCCGTTTGGTTTGTCTGCCGGTCTCTGCACGACCTCGCTTGCTATGGCACGTGATTTCAAGCGACGGATCAAGGCAGGTATGGTCATGATCAATTTGCCGACGGCGGGCGTGGACTTTCATGTGCCTTTCGGCGGCGTGAAGGAATCAAGTTATGGTCCACGTGAACAAGGGAGTTATGCCAAAGATTTCTATACCGTCATGAAAACAACTTATATCGGGTGA